One part of the Aspergillus luchuensis IFO 4308 DNA, chromosome 5, nearly complete sequence genome encodes these proteins:
- a CDS encoding uncharacterized protein (COG:O;~EggNog:ENOG410PGCA;~InterPro:IPR036034,IPR009003,IPR041489,IPR001940, IPR025926;~MEROPS:MER0003297;~PFAM:PF17820,PF12812,PF13365,PF00089;~go_function: GO:0004252 - serine-type endopeptidase activity [Evidence IEA];~go_function: GO:0005515 - protein binding [Evidence IEA];~go_process: GO:0006508 - proteolysis [Evidence IEA]): MDLNGDAGAKRKCSSITTPAERPVKHLRPESSASTPGDSTPANGTVYDVEDDEDARHLLPVGPAQANSPEWQATLEEVVKSVVSIHFCQTCSFDTELSMSSQATGFVVDADNGYILTNRHVVCPGPFWGYCIFDNHEECDVRPVYRDPVHDFGILKFEPKAIRYMKLRELKLQPDAAKVGSEIRVVGNDAGEKLSILSGVISRLDRNAPEYGDGYSDFNTNYIQAAAAASGGSSGSPVVNIDGHAIALQAGGRADGAATDYFLPLDRPLRALECIRRREPVTRGTIQTQWILKPFDECRRLGLTPELEATVRKAAPMETNMLVAEIILPEGPVDGKLEEGDVLLQVNGELLTQFIRLDDILDSSVGQKVHLLVQRGGQNVEIECQVGDLHAITPDRFVTVAGGTFHNLSYQQSRLYAIATRGVYVCEAAGSFKLENTLSGWIIDSVDKRPTRNLDEFVEVMRTIPDRSRVAISYRHIRDLHTRGTSIVYIDRHWHLKMRLAVRNDDTGLWDFSDLADPIPALPPVPRKADFIRLDGVSQPAAADIVRSFVRVSYTMPLKLDGYPQSKKTGFGLVVDAEKGLVVVSRAIVPYDLCDINVKVADSIIVNAKVVFLHPLQNYSIIQYDPSLVQAPVQSAKLATDYIKQGQDTIFVGFNQNSRIVVAKTAVTDITTVSIPANVSAPRYRAINLDAITVDTGLSGQCSNGVLIGEDGVVQALWLNYLGERTSNSHKDVEYHLGFATPSLLPVLLKVQHGEMPKLRILNMESYVVQMSQARIMGVSEEWIEKVTQDNPSRHQLFMVRKVGCPPPGFNSVADTFEEGDIILTLDGQLITRVSELDIMYEKDMLKALIVRNGQEMRIQVPTVPTEDLETDHAVVFCGAVLQKPHHAVRQQISKLHSEVYVSARSRGSPSYQYGLAPTNFITAVNGIPTPNLDRFSEEVTKIPDNTYFRLRAVTFDNVPWVVTMKKNDYYFPMSEYIKDQSQPSGWRTVSHDKDKYKDGIAPDAANLNPDAMDEGFDGVSDIEPDFE; this comes from the exons ATGGATTTGAATGGAGACGCAGGCGCCAAGCGCAAGTGCAGCTCTATCACCACACCCGCTGAACGGCCCGTAAAGCACCTTCGCCCCGAATCGAGCGCATCGACTCCTGGGGATTCAACTCCTGCCAATGGAACTGTATACgatgtggaggatgatgaagatgcgcgTCATCTGCTGCCTGTAGGGCCTGCTCAGGCTAACTCGCCGGAATGGCAAGCTACCTTAGAGGAGGTTGTGAAGAGCGTTGTGTCTATCCACTTCTGTCAGACATGCTCCTTCGACACCGAGCTGTCCATGAGTAGTCAGGCTACTGGGTTTGTGGTAGATGCAGATAATGGATACATATTGACAAACCGACACGTGGTTTGCCCGGGACCTTTTTGGGGATACTGCATCTTTGATAATCATGAGGAA TGCGACGTTCGTCCTGTGTATCGGGACCCTGTACACGACTTTGGAATTTTGAAATTCGAACCGAAGGCCATTCGATATATGAAATTGAGGGAGCTGAAACTGCAGCCGGATGCAGCTAAAGTGGGATCAGAGATTCGCGTCGTGGGTAATGACGCAGGAGAAAAATTGAGTATTCTGTCTGGTGTCATTAGTCGGCTGGATAGAAACGCGCCTGAATACGGCGATGGCTACAGTGACTTTAATACGAATTACATCCaggccgccgcagcagctaGCGGTGGAAGTTCCGGCAGTCCTGTAGTTAACATTGATGGCCATGCGATTGCTCTGCAGGCCGGTGGTCGTGCAGACGGTGCAGCGACGGACTACTTCCTCCCTCTGGACCGACCGCTACGCGCACTGGAATGCATCCGTCGCAGAGAGCCTGTCACGCGTGGAACGATCCAGACGCAGTGGATCCTGAAGCCGTTCGACGAGTGTCGTCGGTTGGGCTTGACGCCTGAGTTGGAGGCGACCGTGCGTAAAGCAGCGCCCATGGAAACTAACATGCTAGTGGCCGAGATCATCCTGCCTGAAGGCCCGGTGGACGGAAAGCTCGAGGAAGGAGACGTGCTCCTGCAGGTCAACGGGGAGCTTCTCACCCAATTCATCCGGTTGGATGACATTCTGGATTCGAGTGTTGGGCAGAAAGTGCATCTGCTGGTTCAAAGAGGCGGTCAGAATGTGGAGATTGAGTGCCAGGTTGGTGACCTGCATGCCATCACGCCCGACCGGTTCGTGACGGTGGCTGGAGGCACGTTCCATAACCTGTCGTATCAGCAGTCGCGGCTGTATGCCATTGCTACTCGCGGTGTCTATGTCTGCGAGGCTGCCGGCTCCTTCAAACTGGAAAACACCCTGTCAGGATGGATCATCGACTCGGTGGACAAGCGGCCCACGCGCAATCTGGATGAGTTCGTGGAGGTGATGCGAACGATCCCCGATCGTTCGCGCGTGGCCATCTCGTATCGGCATATTCGCGATCTCCACACCCGAGGCACCAGCATCGTCTATATCGATCGACACTGGCACCTGAAAATGCGACTGGCTGTGCGCAACGACGACACCGGTCTGTGGGACTTTTCGGACCTTGCGGATCCTATCCcggctcttcctcctgttcCGAGGAAAGCTGATTTCATTCGACTCGATGGTGTTAGCCAGCCTGCTGCGGCCGACATTGTGCGCAGCTTCGTACGAGTATCCTATACAATGCCCCTGAAGCTGGACGGCTACCCCCAGTCCAAGAAGACCGGGTTCGGATTGGTCGTCGATGCAGAGAAGggtttggtggttgtgtcgcGAGCGATTGTGCCGTACGACCTCTGCGACATCAACGTCAAGGTGGCCGACTCCATCATCGTGAACGCTAAAGTAGTTTTCCTGCATCCGCTCCAGAACTACAGCATCATCCAGTACGACCCAAGCCTGGTACAGGCGCCGGTTCAGAGTGCCAAACTCGCCACCGACTACATCAAGCAGGGACAGGACACGATCTTCGTGGGATTCAACCAAAATTCCCGGATTGTCGTGGCCAAAACCGCCGTAACCGATATCACCACCGTTTCTATTCCAGCCAACGTGTCCGCACCGCGCTACCGCGCGATCAATCTGGACGCCATCACTGTAGACACCGGACTTAGCGGGCAGTGTTCCAACGGTGTCCTGATTGGCGAGGATGGAGTGGTGCAGGCATTGTGGTTGAACTATCTTGGAGAACGCACGTCTAATTCGCATAAGGATGTGGAATACCATCTAGGATTTGCGactccatctcttcttcctgtcctGTTGAAGGTGCAGCACGGAGAGATGCCGAAATTGCGGATTTTGAACATGGAGAGCTACGTGGTCCAGATGAGTCAAGCTCGTATCATGGGCGTGTCGGAGGAATGGATTGAGAAGGTGACGCAAGATAACCCATCGCGGCATCAGCTCTTCATGGTGCGCAAGGTCGGTTGCCCACCGCCTGGGTTCAACTCGGTGGCCGACACGTTTGAGGAAGGCGATATTATCCTGACCTTGGACGGACAGCTGATCACCCGCGTCTCGGAGTTGGATATCATGTACGAGAAGGATATGCTGAAAGCCCTGATTGTCCGAAATGGTCAAGAAATGCGTATTCAGGTGCCGACTGTCCCAACAGAGGACCTAGAGACTGACCATGCGGTCGTGTTCTGTGGTGCTGTGTTGCAGAAACCGCACCATGCGGTCCGTCAGCAGATTTCCAAGCTGCACAGCGAAGTCTACGTCAGCGCAAGA AGTCGCGGATCCCCCTCCTACCAATACGGCTTGGCCCCAaccaacttcatcaccgCCGTAAACGGCATCCCAACCCCGAACCTGGACCGCTTCTCCGAAGAAGTGACCAAAATCCCCGACAACACATATTTCCGCCTACGGGCAGTGACCTTCGATAATGTGCCGTGGGTAGtgaccatgaagaagaacgaTTATTAC TTCCCCATGTCCGAGTATATCAAAGACCAGTCCCAGCCCTCCGGCTGGCGGACAGTGTCTCACGACAaggataaatataaagacGGCATTGCGCCGGATGCTGCGAACTTGAACCCGGATGCTATGGACGAGGGGTTTGACGGTGTCAGTGATATTGAACCGGATTTCGAGTGA
- a CDS encoding uncharacterized protein (COG:S;~EggNog:ENOG410PYHX), translated as MDVDPAVPNFAQTRHENVPTNGGDLAVKAEDAEEAGEAPQAGGSITPQSTGTANPPIQSTKPRGQSDQMPAIQVDDDDDDDGVLVDMQSLSISTDGVADAWCRERGTKALVRLGPKRYPKYVVRPGEWYSTGNLQKVSDAESRFTSIKTKDKTGKIQRLYGKANIAWYDGVAIVGNGVVTSSLRAPTTYVKMKWKDIREEHAHLCRNGKNWTSRRPTWVR; from the coding sequence ATGGACGTTGATCCTGCTGTCCCAAACTTTGCGCAAACCCGCCACGAAAATGTCCCTACAAACGGTGGCGATCTGGCGGTCAAGGCAGAAGATGCTGAAGAGGCTGGAGAAGCGCCTCAGGCCGGTGGTTCGATAACCCCCCAATCGACAGGGACAGCGAATCCGCCAATCCAGTCGACCAAACCACGAGGTCAATCAGACCAAATGCCAGCAATACAggtcgacgacgacgacgatgacgacggcGTACTGGTGGACATGCAGTCTTTGTCCATATCTACGGATGGTGTTGCGGACGCGTGGTGCAGAGAGCGAGGAACGAAAGCACTCGTGCGCCTTGGGCCAAAGCGGTATCCTAAGTATGTGGTCCGGCCAGGTGAATGGTACAGCACCGGAAACCTCCAGAAGGTGTCTGATGCCGAGTCGCGGTTCACTTCCATTAAGACGAAAGATAAAACAGGCAAAATACAACGGCTCTACGGCAAAGCAAACATAGCATGGTATGACGGAGTGGCTATTGTGGGCAACGGCGTGGTCACTTCCTCTTTACGAGCGCCCACCACTTACGTCAAGATGAAATGGAAGGACATCAGGGAAGAGCATGCACACCTATGCAGGAATGGGAAGAACTGGACATCGCGAAGACCGACCTGGGTAAGATAG
- a CDS encoding uncharacterized protein (COG:S;~EggNog:ENOG410Q0VI): MDISSALQVLRDAKLDALWEHRQEIEITLSNISRRLRSTSPSTNSSDEPVFSPPQILDSSSSDELFESESNVDYHVIRHGPERRHVGNSQHGTISEGHGSTDPENSQSSSSPSHTRYRPQAKDWPSTLLAAAADDLPWLCTFLSQDPAMILDERTRERKDERIRDIQLVEGNDHAGRVEKIFRGLAQRSMGLQFTQIQRNANAGMTRVDELCDSICATDLKMRARIHRRTNSISKHLHQFTFSPDDRELVLRSINHGVKQLVVERLFERRLRESGRPSAACGISAFAALNMLSFKSLRFEDIPRFIDLLFLQTSKVQVCHNSTAPVSWQVGTFQVADILTVISPRFSVLQRHYNRSRSSTIPQDFEPASQPEYSPEYLDTVLLHPPVHQTSVSARPIAPSSRPSKRRRLKVSATSQPSSHDRASANTQPAEPDSIRHSGNQLRETNPTLSHIPDALMFSQSTFPTPGYYDVTQVVNYDQVDCGFNDINQLLGEGVYFNVNPYRQADPEGYGFCDVTHAVQDYTPHDASFVDSIMAFS, encoded by the exons ATGGACATCTCGTCGGCTCTCCAGGTATTACGCGATGCAAAATTAGATGCACTTTGGGAGCATCGTCAGGAGATAGAGATAACTTTGTCAAACATCAGCAGGCGACTGAGA TCAACCAGTCCGTCAACGAACTCTAGTGATGAACCCGTTTTCAGTCCCCCACAGATCCTTGACTCGTCGAGTAGTGACGAACTGTTCGAAAGCGAGAGTAATGTCGACTATCACGTCATACGGCACGGACCAGAAAGACGTCACGTCGGGAATTCCCAACATGGCACGATATCCGAAGGTCACGGTAGCACGGACCCAGAGAATTCCCAGAGTTCATCGAGTCCATCACACACCAGATATCGACCCCAAGCAAAAGACTGGCCTTCTACTTTGCTCGCAGCTGCTGCCGACGACCTTCCCTGGCTATGCACATTCCTGTCGCAAGACCCCGCTATGATCCTAGACGAAAGgacaagggaaaggaaagacgaGAGAATCAGAGATATCCAACTTGTGGAAGGCAATGACCATGCAGGGAGAGTGGAAAAGATATTCCGTGGATTGGCCCAACGGTCGATGGGTCTCCAATTCACGCAAATCCAGCGTAACGCCAACGCAGGAATGACAAGGGTAGATGAGCTCTGCGATAGCATTTGCGCGACAGACCTAAAAATGCGAGCACGCATACACCGGCGGACAAATTCTATTAGCAAACACTTACACCAGTTCACTTTCTCTCCGGACGACAGAGAACTCGTCTTGCGCAGCATAAACCATGGGGTGAAACAACTTGTTGTCGAGAGATTGTTCGAGAGGCGGCTTCGAGAAAGCGGCCGGCCAAGTGCAGCATGTGGAATATCTGCATTCGCGGCTCTGAACATGCTTTCCTTCAAAAGCCTTCGTTTCGAAGATATCCCGCGGTTTATCGACCTGCTTTTTCTCCAAACTTCAAAGGTCCAGGTTTGCCACAACTCGACGGCGCCAGTTTCCTGGCAGGTGGGAACGTTTCAAGTTGCAGACATATTGACTGTGATATCGCCAAGGTTCTCGGTTCTTCAGCGTCACTATAACC GAAGCAGATCTTCCACGATACCGCAGGATTTCGAACCGGCGTCGCAGCCCGAATACTCTCCCGAATACCTTGACACTGTATTGCTGCACCCACCAGTGCATCAAACCTCTGTTAGTGCGCGTCCGATCGCACCTTCTAGCAGGCCCTCGAAACGCCGGCGTCTCAAAGTGTCCGCCACATCCCAGCCAAGCTCTCATGACCGTGCCAGTGCCAATACGCAACCCGCGGAACCGGATTCCATTCGTCACAGTGGCAACCAACTTCGTGAAACGAATCCGACGCTCTCCCATATCCCAGACGCATTAATGTTCTCCCAGAGCACCTTTCCTACACCCGGCTACTATGATGTGACACAGGTAGTTAATTATGATCAAGTCGACTGCGGTTTCAACGACATCAATCAGCTGCTAGGAGAAGGCGTGTATTTTAATGTCAATCCTTACAGACAAGCAGACCCAGAAGGCTATGGATTTTGCGATGTGACGCATGCCGTTCAAGATTATACACCCCACGACGCTTCCTTTGTTGACAGTATTATGGCATTTTCTTGA
- a CDS encoding uncharacterized protein (COG:S;~EggNog:ENOG410PZHV), whose translation MRAHLGSSGHIYNPYLFESSYDDHYRIRIKLRRYSLNVQDRSKTKTEDLQYGLPKATCCLLSTSLWRFSALGPVRGEGEGECDLRSHRTTSQFQAQHCECPAESSRSYIGKTFVAVLGEDSVQDVKAAANSVVVDNEIVEWDCQDYVLEVLDKLEDEFVLNGDDEDYLLRRVLLWLGLLFLVTKPVSCTLIHG comes from the exons ATGCGTGCACACCTAGGGAGTTCAGgtcatatatataatccatATTTATTTGAAAGTAGTTATGACGACCACTATCGAATAAGAATCAAGCTGAGACGGTACTCTCTGAACGTACAGGATCGATCGAAGACGAAAACGGAA GATCTCCAATATGGGCTACCCAAAGCTACATGTTGTCTATTATCGACCTCATTATGGAGATTTTCAGCATTGGGCCCTGTacgtggagagggagagggagaatgtGATCTTCGAAGTCATCGGACAACATCCCAATTTCAAGCGCAACATTGTGAATGCCCGGCCGAGAGTTCGAGAAGCTACATTGGCAAAACATTCGTTGCTGTTCTTGGCGAAGACAGTGTCCAAGACGTCAAAGCTGCCGCAAATTCGGTTGTCGTGGATAACGAGATAGTTGAGTGGGACTGTCAGGATTATGTGCTTGAAGTGCTTGacaagctggaagatgaattTGTCTTGAAcggcgatgacgaggactATCTTCTTCGCAGGGTGCTCCTGTGGCTGGGACTCTTGTTTCTGGTAACAAAACCTGTCAGTTGCACGCTCATACACGGTTAA
- a CDS encoding uncharacterized protein (InterPro:IPR011009): MPAAKRDVRGTVWFGRTRSSVASTQHAATSTASDHVPNNQTLSHATSGLTGLPPQPSAPNPAPRGILVQNPWEVYEPRACIYYGRIMVLARHRKNKASLVHIQMQAVERSAIEMCVQMIDRLAHRSIPRLLDIFQYADRFLLVWEPFECTLHQALVLSCHIAESDVAQILWPVLKCLEFLRGQSRELVSLTPRDILFTEEGEIKIAGIENSRQVDPSRADAMSSTFNALRSILDKIMLRNGSTFTWSQEIRSFKSALAKSTSARCLDNLVQHTFFGQVTGEGGLKILVELVNRTISHEITFPPEDSFAKTGLLGKPVEPSTT, encoded by the exons atgccagccGCGAAGAGAGACGTTCGTGGCACCGTTTGGTTCGGACGAACTAGGTCGTCTGTGGCCTCTACGCAACATGCAGCTACGAGCACTGCCTCGGATCATGTCCCAAACAACCAGACTCTCAGTCATGCCACTTCCGGGCTGACTGGTCTACCGCCACAGCCGTCCGCTCCCAATCCGGCTCCCCGCGGGATCCTAGTACAAAATCCTTGGGAAGTATATGAACCTCGTGCCTGCATTTACTATGGGCGAATCATGGTGCTGGCTAGGCATCGAAAGAATAAGGCCAGCTTAGTTCACATCCAGATGCAGGCCGTGGAGCGATCGGCAATAGAGATGTGTGTCCAGATGATCGATCGGCTTGCTCATCGCAGCATCCCGCGCCTGCTAGATATTTTCCAGTATGCAGATCGATTTCTTCTCGTGTGGGAGCCATTCGAGTGCACTCTCCACCAGGCTTTAGTGTTGAGTTGCCACATCGCCGAAAGTGATGTGGCCCAGATATTGTGGCCT GTGTTAAAGTGCCTTGAGTTCTTACGCGGTCAATCGAGGGAGCTAGTCAGCCTGACTCCTCGAGATATCTTGTTCACCGAGGAGGGTGAAATAAAGATTG CCGGTATCGAGAACAGTCGCCAAGTCGACCCTTCCCGTGCCGACGCAATGTCTTCTACGTTCAATGCTCTCCGGTCAATTCTGGACAAGATCATGCTGAGAAATGGCTCCACATTCACTTGGAGCCAGGAGATCCGAAGCTTTAAATCGGCGCTGGCCAAGAGCACCTCGGCGCGATGCTTGGATAATCTAGTGCAA CACACCTTTTTCGGGCAAGTGACCGGGGAGGGAGGCCTAAAAATACTAGTAGAGTTGGTGAACAGAACCATTTCCCACGAAATCACATTTCCGCCCGAGGACTCATTTGCCAAGACTGGGCTACTAGGGAAGCCTGTGGAGCCGTCTACGACATAG
- a CDS encoding uncharacterized protein (COG:S;~EggNog:ENOG410Q266) has translation MSDFIERGRPVKRKREDWAGPGPGHRDNDKTSKAVEPSQQPSKAMAPPLPTEALSKDEKVASIGLAAEAFRPLTRELQRLDDQNPVLAEQAARLVALFRRVWESYVAQHAKCSRLEKENGQLQVTHARLVDENTQLHRHCRDEEARLCHFRDAIQKMRDGVIDVVETCENFKMTETSAAGGADGPTQEQEKVAVIVPVVHVQEDQGTSASH, from the exons ATGAGTGACTTCATTGAGCGGGGACGGCCggtcaagcgcaagcgcgaggACTGGGCAGGACCAGGCCCGGGACACCGTGACAACGACAAGACGTCCAAGGCTGTTGAACCATCCCAGCAGCCGTCGAAG GCCATGGCACCGCCACTTCCCACGGAAGCGCTGtcgaaagatgagaaggtcgctTCCATTGGCCTGGCCGCCGAGGCATTCCGGCCCCTGACTCGCGAGCTGCAGCGGCTGGATGATCAGAACCCGGTCCTTGCAGAGCAAGCCGCGCGGCTGGTGGCCCTCTTCCGGCGCGTCTGGGAATCGTACGTCGCGCAGCATGCCAAGTGCTCGCGCCTTGAGAAGGAAAACGGTCAGTTGCAGGTCACCCACGCCCGCCTCGTCGACGAAAACACCCAGTTGCACCGTCACTGCCGGGACGAGGAAGCCCGCTTGTGCCACTTTCGGGACGCGATCCAAAAAATGAGGGACGGTGTGATTGACGTGGTTGAAACGTGCGAGAATTTCAAGATGACGGAGACATCCGCAGCGGGCGGTGCGGACGGACCGacgcaggagcaggagaaagtGGCGGTCATTGTACCCGTGGTGCATGTCCAGGAGGACCAAGGTACCAGCGCTTCTCATtag